The following coding sequences are from one Nilaparvata lugens isolate BPH chromosome 4, ASM1435652v1, whole genome shotgun sequence window:
- the LOC120351059 gene encoding uncharacterized protein LOC120351059 produces the protein MDGDRTPTVGGSTGTDQVFLTSYRLHNRLWEKKTRDGWRIVIPPNFPTRLLFRYHDDDLMGHPGYAETYRNIATYYTWLRMKVQITVYVQNCLLCSCSKAYNRNHEPTQRPRRSTRPWETVCLDLMGPYPLSK, from the coding sequence ATGGATGGAGATCGAACCCCGACCGTTGGAGGATCAACCGGAACTGATCAAGTATTCCTCACCAGTTACCGCCTACACAACCGACTCTGGGAGAAGAAGACACGCGACGGTTGGCGAATAGTCATACCGCCCAACTTTCCCACCCGGCTACTATTCCGCTATCACGACGATGATCTAATGGGACATCCAGGCTACGCCGAAACCTACCGAAACATTGCTACATACTACACTTGGCTCCGTATGAAGGTGCAGATAACCGTGTACGTACAAAATTGCCTGCTGTGTAGCTGCTCAAAAGCGTACAACCGGAATCACGAACCTACGCAACGACCGCGACGGTCTACTAGACCATGGGAAACCGTATGTCTCGATCTGATGGGCCCCTACCCACTCTCCAAGTGA